In a genomic window of Phragmites australis chromosome 14, lpPhrAust1.1, whole genome shotgun sequence:
- the LOC133891806 gene encoding V-type proton ATPase subunit G1-like — MDANRRQSGIQQLLAAEQEAQQIVNAARAAKSARLRQAKEEAEREIAEYRAQMEAEFQRKVAESSGDSGANVKRLEQETAVKIEQLNQQAASISPEVIQMLLRHVTTVKN; from the exons ATGGACGCGAACAGGCGCCAGAGTGGGATTCAGCAGCTATTGGCAGCGGAGCAGGAGGCTCAGCAAATCGTGAATGCGGCTAGGGCTG CTAAGTCGGCAAGGCTTAGGCAAGCAAAAgaggaggctgagagggaaataGCTGAATACCGTGCCCAGATGGAGGCCGAGTTCCAGAGGAAGGTTGCGGAG AGCAGCGGTGACTCGGGTGCAAACGTCAAGCGTCTTGAGCAAGAGACAGCAGTGAAAATCGAACAACTCAACCAACAGGCTGCAAGCATCTCCCCTGAAGTCATTCAGATGCTTCTGAGGCATGTCACCACCGTGAAGAACTGA